The following DNA comes from Terriglobia bacterium.
AAAATTTCTGCAATGGCAAAGGCGGGGTACCGGGACGCTCTTCCGGGAGACAATCTCAAGCGCGCTGTCGACGTGGTGGCAAGCGCAGCATTCCTGGTTGCGGTTGCACCGGAACTGGGTTTGATAGCGACGATCCTACGACTGACGGGCCACGGGTCCGCTCTCGTTTGCGAGACTCGGGTAGGGCTTTGTGGTCGAAGATTTGAGATGCTGAGGTTTCGCATTGCCTCCCCTTATGAACTCCGAGGCGCTGGCTCTGGCACCCATGAGCATCGAGAGCCTTTGACCAGGCTTGGCGGTTTTCTGCGCAAGACGGGCCTCTATTTTCTGCCAGTGGCGATCAATGTATTCCGCGGGGACATGAGCCTGATCGGCCCTTTGCCGCACCCTGTAAATATCGCCGGACAAATGTCCCAATGCGTTCCTAGGTACGATGAGCGAACCAAAGTACGCCCCGGTCTCGTCAGCTTAGCGACTTTGAGAAGTTCGTGGGAGCCCCTCTCTGAGCTCGCCGACGACATTTATTACGTCCGGAATCGCAGCTTGAAACTGGACTTCACCATCTTTTGCCAAGCGGTCAGAGATATCTGGATGAGGCGCGAGGAGTAGAGCACCGCGGGTGGCGCAGATACGCGCTTTGTCGTGTCTGCGGTCTCACGGAGCGAGAAGCTCTTGCTTGACTTGATTCGAGGCGGTCCATCATGATGATCGAGGCGTCTTCCAAGAAAGTGAATCGCCAACTCGACCACAGCCAATCCACGTAATAACGCGGTGGTCGTGACGCCGCACCATTCTAACCCCACTCAGATCCGCTGAATGCAGGCATCGAAAATCAACGCATGCGCCACTCGCGTCCTTGCGAAGAACCCACGGTCAGAACAACACTGACCGTGGCTACCCGCCACCGGCTTCTAGAGCTATCTGTGAAGATGCATGTAGGCCCAGACAATCAGGCTTACCAGTACCATGATCCAGAGCGTCACCTTTTGGTATGTGGGGGTGGGCTTGCGACGGTGTTCTTTTGCATATGTCTCATACGCAGTGATAAACTGCTTCCTTTTCTCGCGCCATCCACTCATGGAGTCACCCCCTGCGATGCGCAATTCGCAGCCGAACCAATGAAAAGGCCCAACGCGGCACCACCGCAGGTGGCGCATACGCCGCCGCCTTTGCGATGTAGGCGGCTTGATGGCACCCCAACACGGCGCTGGTCAAACCCCTAGGAGCCAAGCAGCACATGTGTCCTCCCCGGATTATATGGCGGCCGGCAGCGGCGCGGCATTTTTCAAAAAAGCCGCATACATTCCAAACACCGGAACGTATGCGCCACCCGCGAGCAGCGCCACCCGATCGGCACCATTGACATCGGCGCTTACGAGTTTGGCGGGGCTGGTCCGATGTTGCAGTGCAGATGACAGCCTGGCCGGCTACCCGCTCCGGCTCTTTCTCGCCGCGGTTGAGTTTGCGAATCGAGTCGGCGCGAATCTGCCAGACCGTGTGCTTCACGGCTGGGTGGCGCAGATACGTGGTTTGTCGTGTCTGCGTTCCCGCGCAGCGGGACGTTGCTTGCTGGGTTCATGGCAAGCGATCCATGGCCATAATCGATTCGTCCTCGAGAAAATAAAATCTCCAGCTTGACCACGGCCACTCACGCGGCGAACTGACCAGCCCTCGCGTCACCGGATTGTTGTGCATATAATCCAGCTTCTCCATCTGCTTCTTCTCAGTCCAGATATTCATGTCGTAAAACCGCCGCTGCCAGACGCGGCAGCTGGCCTCATCGTGCACCGTCAAGGGCAGCGAGAACCGAGCCAGCATCCTGGCGCACCATGCGTGGCGCCGCTCCTGCCGCAGAGTCT
Coding sequences within:
- a CDS encoding sugar transferase encodes the protein MAVIVDIVGIICKIIAGAVSQQLTNEFKEWTCWVIERLVQRAVQRLPKDERDRFGEEWRSHIDEVPGQIGKIVVALNFTRAARKISAMAKAGYRDALPGDNLKRAVDVVASAAFLVAVAPELGLIATILRLTGHGSALVCETRVGLCGRRFEMLRFRIASPYELRGAGSGTHEHREPLTRLGGFLRKTGLYFLPVAINVFRGDMSLIGPLPHPVNIAGQMSQCVPRYDERTKVRPGLVSLATLRSSWEPLSELADDIYYVRNRSLKLDFTIFCQAVRDIWMRREE
- a CDS encoding transposase: MSQPPRYYGNNDLHYLTTSTYRRTPVFNSERFKREFVATLAELRIELGFRLLGYVLMPEHFHLLLWPSDGANPSQIMQRLKGRTARSILKTLRQERRHAWCARMLARFSLPLTVHDEASCRVWQRRFYDMNIWTEKKQMEKLDYMHNNPVTRGLVSSPREWPWSSWRFYFLEDESIMAMDRLP